Genomic window (Candidatus Nitrosocosmicus franklandus):
TATCATTCTTCTGTGATATTTGTTATATAAAAATATTAGTATAAAAAATTATATATCATTGTATTGGTTTAAAAAAATTCTATTTTTGTTTTAAGGATTTAAATTGATTCTCCGTCCGTCTGGCTCTACCAGAGCATGATATATACTCTCTCTATCTCTACGTTTGATAAAAGGTTTACATAATCAAGTTTTAATATTACCTTGTAACTGTTATTGCTGAAAATTGCATGAATGTTAATACTAAATCAACTTCAATAGATAATAACAAGCTTGAGAAATTCGTCATGAAGTCTGTTGAAGATATGGGAAGTAGTGTAAATGCATTGATGATCATGCTAGGTGATAGATTAGGTCTGTATAAAGCCCTACAGCAATACGGTCCTCTAACATCAGAAGAACTTGCCCAAAAGACCGAAACCTCTGAACGTTACATAAGAGAATGGCTTGCAAGCCAAGCTGCTGCGGAATATATTACATACGATTCAGCAAATAGAAAGTTTGCACTGCCGCCTGAAAATGCAATGGTTTTGGCAGACGAAAATAGCCCTGTATTTATTATGGGGGGTTATCAGTTGGTAAGATCATTATTTAAGGACGAAGACAAATTTGCAGAGATATTCAAAACAGGTAAAGGGTTTAGATGGGGTGAACATCATCATGACTTATTTGAAGGAACTGCAAGGTACTTTAAGACTGGATACCTTAGTAATCTGGTCCAATCATGGATACCTTCACTAGAAGGAATGGAGGAAAGACTAAAGAAAGGCGCAAAGGTTGCTGACATTGGATGCGGCTACGGTATTTCTACCACAATAATGGCAAAATCTTTTCCTAACTCGCAGTTTTATGGCTTTGATAATCATGCACCGTCAATAGAGATTGCAAAGGAAAATGCTGTAAAAGAAAATGTAAAAGCTAATACAAATTTTCAGGTAGTCTCTGCTACAGATAATTCTATAGGTAGCGATTATGATTTAGTCGCCTTTTTTGATTGTCTTCATGATATGGGTGATCCACTTGGATCTCTCAAGTTAGCAAGACAATCTCTAAAGAGTGATGGAGCTTGCATGATTGTCGAACCCCTTGCAAACGATAGATTAGAAGATAATCTGAATCTAAATGGCAAAATATCTTATGCAGTTTCATCTGTCGTGTGTGTTCCAAATTCTCTTGCCGACAATGGTCCTGCATTAGGTGCTCAGGCAGGTGAACAAAAGATAAGGGACCTTGCACATGAAGCGGGGTTTTCGAGATTTAGGCGAATTGCTCAAACTCCTTTAAACATCGTTTATGAAGCCCGAGCCTAAATCTTTATTTTTATTCTTGGTTGATTAGTCGACTAAGGTGATCTGTTCAGATGGATAATAGAATAGGATTGTGTCTATATTCAATGACCGTATAGATTGAAAATTTGAATTCGTATAGCAATAGACATCATGACGCATTCCTGTGATACATATATTATGTAATTCCATTGAAAATGGGCATTAATTAAGACACTTTGTATTGATTGCTTAACTATGGAACTTTTATCAATTTCCAGATTGAATGATTCAAGTATCGCTAATGATAATTGGCTTGAAATAAAAATAGGCTGTCATTTTAGAAAAACAGGAAATCTTCTTTGTTCTTGTGAATATTGAAAAATGATTATGAGGAGAAGGAAATTGTAATCTCTCATTTCAAATTATTGAAAAGGTATTTTGAAAACAATGAGTCAATTTGTTGAATATCGAATTCTAAACTATGACCTCTATGTATAAAAATAACACACAATATATTCAAATAGATTATCGATTTGCAGAAAAAATTTACTATTGGTATATCTTTAATTGCAATTTACCTTGTTATTCTTTTTACTGTTCCTTCTCTTGTATTTGAAAAGAGTGTTACTCCCATAATTGCTGGTATTACCATAATCATGGTGGCAGTTTACGTCGTACTTGGACTTGACATTCTCCATAGGACGATTATTGTAATGTTTGGGGCAATTATATCCATTGTATTAGCTATTATTCTGGGATCTCTTTACGCTGAAGATAGCCTGCATTTTGTTATAGAATCCGTAGACTTTAACACCATAGGTCTCTTGCTTGGGATGATGATTTTGGTTGCAGTACTTGGAGAGACGGGTGTATTTCATCAAATCGGAATAAAGCTAGGCAAGATTAGCAAGGGTAACGTCTGGACACTAATGGTATTGTTATGTACCTTTACAGCTGTTGCATCAATGTTTGTTGACAATGTCACAACCATATTGTTAATGGTTCCTGTTACCCTCTCTATAATGCGAACTTTGGGACTAAACCCTTTTCCCTTCATTGTGGCTCAAGTTCTAGCTTCAAATATTGGGGGCTCTGCAACCCTGATAGGCGATCCTCCGAATATCTTAATCGGATCTGCTGCAGGTATCGATTTTAATTCCTTCCTGATATATATGGGACCCACTATTGCAGTGACTTTTGTATTTTCTTTATTGTTATTAAAACTCTTTTTCAGAAATGATCTGAAAAACGCCCAAAAAATTGAACAGCAAGAAGATATCCAAGATTTGATGAATAGGGATGAAAATGTAATAGTAACACATCATAAGGGGTTGCTTTTAAAATCCATGATCGTTATAGTGGGTGTAATTATTCTATTTTCCTTGCAAACTATAACACATTTGGAGGTATCAATAGTGGCAATAGGTGGAGCAGCCGCCCTATTAGTCATAGCTAGAGTTCCACTAGAAAAAATATTACATGAAGTTGATTGGGCAACTTTATTATTTTTTGTAGGTCTGTTTGTCATAGTAGGAGTAGCCGAACATGCAGGACTCATAAACATACTTGCAAATTTGGCTATCAATATAACTGGAGGTGACCCATGGTTAACTTTATGATAACATGGCTGTCAGCTATCGCAGGTTCATTTATTGATAACATTCCATTTACAACTACAATGATACCACTGGTTCATTCGTTACATACAGATCCAACTATTGCAGCAGCTTTTGGTAGCGGTAGCAGATATGAGTTTAGTCCATTGTGGTGGGGTTTTGCATTGGGAGCAGACTTGGGTGGTAACGGAACTTTGATAGGATCTAGTGCTGGCGTAGTAGCCGCTGGGTTAAGTCAAAAGTTTGGACATAACATATCTTTTACAAGATGGTTCAAAATAGGATTCCCATTTATGCTGTTGACCCTTGCGGTTGGTAATATAGTCCTTTATGCATTGCTTTTGTTTGTTTATTGAAGAAAGGGACATAATTATTTTTTTATTAATATTTCAAAACAGCCGCCAAATAATAAAATATTCGTATAAAATGATGTAATGAATTACATATGGAATAAACCCATATCTAATATTTTGTAAAAATTTAATAAACGTGGTGAAAATTATAATTAGGGGTGAGGGATGCTAGGTATGTTTTGTTATTTGTTGCCATCTTAAGCGTAATTTTCTTAACTAGTTCCTTGGGAGCTGAGAATGGATTCTCTGTGTTAGGGCTAATTCCCTTTGCTAATTCTTCGACATCTTCAACATCATCAGGTACTCCACTAACTAGTTCTCCGCTAGAATTGCTTGTGCAGGATTTTGCTGTAATTATGATAGTTGCTACAGTAATGCTGTTTATTACCTACAAACTAAAACAATCTGCAGTTATTGGATATATTATTGCAGGTATGATTATTGGCCCGTATACTCCTCCTTTCTCACTTATATTCAATATTGATACTCTAAATGCCTTTGCAGAGCTTGGCATAATAATGCTGTTATTTGTAATTGGAACTGATTTTCCGATCAAACGATTAAGATCTGTTGGACGAATTTCTGCGATTGTAGCCGTAGCAGAAACTTTGGGAACACTTTTGTTTACATTCATTGTTGCACAGATTCTAGGATTCTCCTATTTTGATTCTTTATTCATTGCGCTAGCGTTGTCTATCACAAGTACTGCAGTTACAATAAAAATATTAGAAGAGCTGAATATGATAAGAGATCAATCTACAACTTTACTACTTGGTATATCAATAGTCGAAGACATTCTTGCAATCACAATTTTAGGTATATTACAATCAGTAGCTGCACAAGAAGGTGATGTATCTATTGTAAATGTCGTAACATCAATTTTAATTGTTGGTGCATTTATAGGCGGCACTCTAGTAATTGGTTCAAGAATCGTTCCTAAATTGGTTGATAGGTTAAGTAAAGTCAATGATTACGCAATGATACTGATCTCAATTTTGGGCCTGGCTTTCTTTTTATCCTTTTTAGCACAATCTATTGGACTGTCAGTTGCAACAGGTGCCTTCTTGGCTGGTGTGCTTATAGCTGAGGCAAAAAGCGCGTCTGTTGCCCGTGTA
Coding sequences:
- a CDS encoding class I SAM-dependent methyltransferase produces the protein MNVNTKSTSIDNNKLEKFVMKSVEDMGSSVNALMIMLGDRLGLYKALQQYGPLTSEELAQKTETSERYIREWLASQAAAEYITYDSANRKFALPPENAMVLADENSPVFIMGGYQLVRSLFKDEDKFAEIFKTGKGFRWGEHHHDLFEGTARYFKTGYLSNLVQSWIPSLEGMEERLKKGAKVADIGCGYGISTTIMAKSFPNSQFYGFDNHAPSIEIAKENAVKENVKANTNFQVVSATDNSIGSDYDLVAFFDCLHDMGDPLGSLKLARQSLKSDGACMIVEPLANDRLEDNLNLNGKISYAVSSVVCVPNSLADNGPALGAQAGEQKIRDLAHEAGFSRFRRIAQTPLNIVYEARA
- a CDS encoding SLC13 family permease, with amino-acid sequence MQKKFTIGISLIAIYLVILFTVPSLVFEKSVTPIIAGITIIMVAVYVVLGLDILHRTIIVMFGAIISIVLAIILGSLYAEDSLHFVIESVDFNTIGLLLGMMILVAVLGETGVFHQIGIKLGKISKGNVWTLMVLLCTFTAVASMFVDNVTTILLMVPVTLSIMRTLGLNPFPFIVAQVLASNIGGSATLIGDPPNILIGSAAGIDFNSFLIYMGPTIAVTFVFSLLLLKLFFRNDLKNAQKIEQQEDIQDLMNRDENVIVTHHKGLLLKSMIVIVGVIILFSLQTITHLEVSIVAIGGAAALLVIARVPLEKILHEVDWATLLFFVGLFVIVGVAEHAGLINILANLAINITGGDPWLTL
- a CDS encoding SLC13 family permease; translated protein: MVNFMITWLSAIAGSFIDNIPFTTTMIPLVHSLHTDPTIAAAFGSGSRYEFSPLWWGFALGADLGGNGTLIGSSAGVVAAGLSQKFGHNISFTRWFKIGFPFMLLTLAVGNIVLYALLLFVY
- a CDS encoding cation:proton antiporter; the protein is MRDARYVLLFVAILSVIFLTSSLGAENGFSVLGLIPFANSSTSSTSSGTPLTSSPLELLVQDFAVIMIVATVMLFITYKLKQSAVIGYIIAGMIIGPYTPPFSLIFNIDTLNAFAELGIIMLLFVIGTDFPIKRLRSVGRISAIVAVAETLGTLLFTFIVAQILGFSYFDSLFIALALSITSTAVTIKILEELNMIRDQSTTLLLGISIVEDILAITILGILQSVAAQEGDVSIVNVVTSILIVGAFIGGTLVIGSRIVPKLVDRLSKVNDYAMILISILGLAFFLSFLAQSIGLSVATGAFLAGVLIAEAKSASVARVITTPLRDMFAALFFISIGALMDISLVPAFLIPAIILVAVSIVSKFGIVSGMLSLAKYGSTTAVRTGIGISAARGELSLVVVKAGQDVGAISNSVFPVLGVVTILTTFLTPYFLKLGKLVKFSSDSTDGTSTTKTPTKSNKDDEHPPKST